Part of the Niallia alba genome is shown below.
TCGATGACCGGATAAGACAATTTGTCCATTTTCATCGGGATAGAAACTGCCTTTATAATGGCCGACTCCTTTTTCAAGATCATCTGGGTCGGTACCTTCTACAATTGGTAACACTCCATCGATCTTCTCAATTTCTAATAGTCCTACTGCATCGCCAATGGGTGGTACAAATCGTTCACTTTCTTTATCCACCCATTTTTCATTTTCCTTGTTGTTTATGGCCGCCTTAGCTTCTGATAAAGAATTTTCCGTTTGTGCTTTTGTGTCCATGATATTCCAAACACCATAACCAATAAAAAGCACTCCTCCTACTATAAGTAGAAGAGATAACCATTTAGTCCACTTCATATTATCTTATGCCTTTCTTCTATTATTTGTATAAAAAGCCATAATTCCTATATTGAACAATAACAATCCTGCTATGATTAAATTGTAAGTCATTGTCGCAGTATTTGACAATAGATTTCCTTTTCCAAGCTCTGACTGTTTTACCGTATCTTTGTTGTTAGGCAAAGATTCTTCTTTTTTTTTATCAAGAGTTTCTGTATTCCTTTTTGTTTCTTCTGCTCTATTACCCCTTTAATAGAAGCAAGGTACTATATAAAAATAACTGACTAATGTAAAATCCACACTATCTTTTTGTAAATTTAATTAATGGAATGGAGATATTTCGTTATTCTGAAAAGAAGTTTCCTTAAGGAAACTTCACTATTAGTAGAAAAAAGAGGAAAAGCTATTCTAACAGCTAATTTAAAAATTCGGTTTTTGTTCAAATTATCATGAAGTTATTTATGTTAAGATAGTTATGTTTTCCTAGCACTTATTCAGGAAAGAATTATCCTGCAAGGAGAGTAATATATATGATTGATAAAATTAAACCGATCCCTTCTTTATCTTCCAACTCCGTATTCTTAGCAGCTTTATTAGGGATGGTTGGCGGTTTTTTAGATGCATATACATTTATAAGCAGAGACGGGGTATTCGCTAATGCACAAACAGGGAATATCGTGTTATTCGCGGTCAATGCGGCAACTGGTGAATGGAAGGAATCGCTTATCTTTATTCCTCCACTCATTGCTTTTATATTAGGAGTTTTAGTTTCAGAAATTGTAAAAATTCCTTCCATTAGGGAAATCTTGCATAGCTACCGACGTTCCATCCTTATTCTAGAGTGTATTGTCTTAATTATTGTCGGCTTCTTGCCAACATCTGTACCGAATATTATTGTTACAACTAGCATATCTTTTGTGTCATCATTACAAATATCTACCTTTAATAAGCTTGATAAATGGGCGTATAATTCGACCATGACTACTGGAAATTTACGGACTGCTACTCAAGCTGCTTATGCTGCATTTACAAAGCAAAGTCAAGAAGCAAAGATTCAATTTAAAGAGTTTTCCATTATTATCGGCTCTTTTTTATTTGGAGCACTATTAGGCACATTTACTACAACACAATTTGGCAATAAAGCCATATGGGTATCTGCCTTCATCTTAATTATCGCACTAGCCCTCTATCATAAAGACAAAGGTTATATACGCAAACGTTGTGTATCATAATGAAATAAAAGGGGCTGGGACATAAGTATTCCAGCCAAGGATAAATCCGAACAATTATACGAAGCTACTAATGAAAGTTCCGTATAATTGTTTGGTTTTTTATTTGTTTTTTTAAAGGATGTTCCCATGAAGTTTAGTGCGATTACCCGCAGCCGGAATACACTTCGCTTTCCATGGGGCTCGCGCTGAGCCTCCTCAGCTTCGCCTCCGGGGTCTCAGACTGTCTCGCTAATCCCACAGGAGTCTTCGTGTATTCCGGCTGCTCCGTTTAACCAACTAATCATATTTCCTCTTGTAAAAAGTGTGCAAAAGCAGCCACATTTACTAGCTAAATTAGAGATTGTTCGTCTTTACAGCATATCTATTTAGTTATGTCCCAACTTCTTTTTACTTTTCATTTATTCGTCCATATAGTTCCTCCCACTTTCTCTCGAGCTCTTCCTTCTCAGAAAATAACTGCTCCAATTTACCCCATTCTGACTCCTTTTTCATTCTTGTTTCTAATTCTGTTATCTGTTTTTCTAATACATCTAACTCTTTTTCCCAATAGGTTTGCTTAAATGTTACTTCTCTCTTTTGGTCTTTCGAAACCACCGGCATTTCCTTTTTTGATTTTGCAGTAGTGATTACTTTCCCCTTTATCCGTTGCCTTTCCTTAGACTTTTCTCGGGCATACGTATAATTCCCTTCAAAATAGTGTAGGCCTTGGGATTCAATCCAATAAATCTTTTGAAAAAGCTTATTTAGAAAATAACGGTCATGGGAAACAGCAAGTATTGTACCATCAAAATCCTCTAGTGCCTCTTCTAATACTTCACGAGAATCAATATCTAAATGATTCGTTGGCTCATCGAGGATCAACAGATTTATCTCTTGATGCATAAGCTGTGCCAAACGAAGCCTCATTCTCTCTCCACCACTTAAATTGGAGACTTTTTTGAAAACGGAATGTCCGTAAAATAGAAATTGTGCCAAGATATGCCTCGCCGCTCCCTCTGTCACCTGCACTTCATTGCGAAATGCTTCAATCACTGTTTCTCCTTCCATTTCTGCCAATACATGCTGAGAAAGATAACCAATTTTCACATTACTTCCTATCCTAATCTCTCCTTCATCTGCTTCCAGCTGTTGAAGAATCATCTTTAATAAGGTTGATTTTCCAGTACCATTTTCTCCAATGATTGCAGCTCTATCTCTATAGCTAATCCGCATATGCACATCATTAAATAAGAGTTGTTCTCCGAAGCTTTTGGATACATTGCGAAGCTGAATAACATCCTTTCCGCTTCGCTCACTTGCTTCCATTTCAAAATTCATTTTTTTCCTATTAAGAATAGGACGAGATAACTTCTCCATTCTCTCTATCGCACGCTCCATATTTCTCGCACGTTTATGAAGTCCTTCATTAGGTGGGTTTGCCCGATTTGCCCACTCGCGAAGGCGTTTAATTGCTTCCCTCATTTTTTTGATTTTCTTTTGCTGTTCCTCATATGCCTGAAATTCTTTTAAGAGTCTTTCTTCCTTTTCCTTCGTATAATTGGTGAAATTAGAATAATAGGTAGTTACTTCCCCATCTTCTAAATCAATGACTTTCCCGATAACTTCATCTAAAAAATAGCGATCATGGGAAACGACTAAAATTGTACCATCATATTCCTTAAGATATTTCCCAAGCCACTCTACTGCCATTAAATCCAAATGATTTGTTGGCTCATCCAGTAAAAGAAAATCAGGTTCCTTAAGAAGAATCATCGCTAGACCAATCTTTGTTTTTTCTCCGCCACTCAATGCTCCATACTTTTTTGTAACTAAATGCTGGATAGTTAAGCCGTTAACAATCTTTTCAATCTTTGCATCTATTTCATATCCTCCAGCATTCGTAAAAAATTCCTGCAATTTACCATACTCATCTATTAATAGCTGTAATTGCTCTGGGGTATTGTCTCTTGCCATTTCTTGTTCGAACTGCTTCATCTTTTCCTCTAAAGTAACGAGACTTGAAAAGGCCCTTTTTAAAACTTCCTTAACCTTTAATGATTGCTCAAAGTCAGGTATTTGCTCCAGATATCCAATTTTCAGTCCTTTTTTCCAATGAATTTGTCCTAAATCAGGAGCTTCCCTTCCTGCTATAAGGCGAAATAATGTTGTTTTACCACTTCCATTTCTACCAACCAATCCAATTTTCTCCTTTTCTTTAATCTCAAACGAAATATCTTCAAAGATGGAACTTCCTCCATACATTTTCCCTATATTATTTACACTGCAAATAATCATATTACCGCTCCTTTTATTATGATTATCTCTTTTCCCCTCCGTCTGTAATGGACAGTTTTGTCTACACAAAAAAGCCATGGAAAACAAGTTCTCCATGGCACATTATTTTTTAGAAAAAGTTCATTCACCTTTTCATCAAATATAAATACCTCTAAATGTACAATTAGAAAGATGCGTTTGCATAAGCATACGCGACTTCCTTCTATAAAAAATGACTATTCCCTTCATTTAAGCCATTTAAAAAGGAGCGCATGAAAATGCACTCCTTTAACCGTCCATATAGATGTGGGTAAGAGATGTTTTCACTGTTTTAGTTTGCTATTTAGTTGTTTAAAAAAGGGCATACTTATCCCGTTAACAACTACCATCGCAAATTTTGCACGGTTAATATAAAGGCTTTCCATCACATAACCTTGCACTAAAACAGTTGAACTTAACATCCTTCCCACCTCTTTTCTTTGTAAGATACTTTTATTATATCGTCTTTAATCTTTTCACACAAGAATAATAACAAGAAAAGTCATTACTATTCGAATCTATCGACTTTTCACATAACTATACATATGTCAGCTCATCGTACTGAGAAAGTAGGTCCGACTATTCCAAATACAAGACCTTTCAAATTTAAAGACTATTTGCAAATCCACTCATCATTTATACCTTCCCGTTACTAAAATTTCACTAACGAATCTAACTTCACAGGTCTTCCTGTCTTAATAGAAATATTCCCTGCGATTCCCGTTAAAATGGACTTTACTCCATCAATATGAGTAGCTGCCCGATTAAATCGATCCTCGATTAGCTCTCCAAATATATCCCGAAGCAGCACTGGATCGCCTCCACCGTGTCCACCTTCTCCTTCTTCTATATCTACCTCATAACTCATAAGCCCCAAAATGAACTTGGACAATAAGAGTAATATTTATTATACTGCTTAATGTACCAAGGAGGCTGACATCATGAAACGAATAAAACATTCTAAAGAATTTAAATTACAAGTCATCAAGGAAGCCCAAGACACAGGGAAGAATACCCTTGTAGCTCGCCGGTATGATCTGAATCCCAATATGGTTAGTCGCTGGGTTCGTGAATACAAAGATGGTAAATTTGGTGAAGTAGATGTGGCTGTGCTGCCAGATATAGACTCCAAAGAATTATCCAAAGAAAATGAAAAACTTAAAATGTTATTAGGTGAAAAAGACCTTGAAATAGCGATCCTGAGGGATCTTATAAAAAAGAAAAACCCTCACTTGCTGAAAAGCATGAAGTAGCTAACAAATGGATTCAAAAAGGCTACTCGATTTCAAAGGTGCTTAAAATCATAGGTATTCCTCGATCCACATACTATTATCAAAAGAATTATCGTGTTGAGGAGAAAAAAGTAAGTGAGGGACGTCCAGCACCAGGTTATTCGATCCAAGAGGACGGTCAAAAGATATCAGACGAACAGATTAAAGAATTTCTACTAGAAGAGATTGCCGGTGATTGCTATAACTATGGTTATCGCAAACTCACTAAGGTCTTAAGGCGAAAATACAAACTTAAAATTAACAAGAAAAAAGTATAC
Proteins encoded:
- a CDS encoding RAxF-45 family protein is translated as MLSSTVLVQGYVMESLYINRAKFAMVVVNGISMPFFKQLNSKLKQ
- a CDS encoding transposase, with translation MKRIKHSKEFKLQVIKEAQDTGKNTLVARRYDLNPNMVSRWVREYKDGKFGEVDVAVLPDIDSKELSKENEKLKMLLGEKDLEIAILRDLIKKKNPHLLKSMK
- the abc-f gene encoding ribosomal protection-like ABC-F family protein, which produces MIICSVNNIGKMYGGSSIFEDISFEIKEKEKIGLVGRNGSGKTTLFRLIAGREAPDLGQIHWKKGLKIGYLEQIPDFEQSLKVKEVLKRAFSSLVTLEEKMKQFEQEMARDNTPEQLQLLIDEYGKLQEFFTNAGGYEIDAKIEKIVNGLTIQHLVTKKYGALSGGEKTKIGLAMILLKEPDFLLLDEPTNHLDLMAVEWLGKYLKEYDGTILVVSHDRYFLDEVIGKVIDLEDGEVTTYYSNFTNYTKEKEERLLKEFQAYEEQQKKIKKMREAIKRLREWANRANPPNEGLHKRARNMERAIERMEKLSRPILNRKKMNFEMEASERSGKDVIQLRNVSKSFGEQLLFNDVHMRISYRDRAAIIGENGTGKSTLLKMILQQLEADEGEIRIGSNVKIGYLSQHVLAEMEGETVIEAFRNEVQVTEGAARHILAQFLFYGHSVFKKVSNLSGGERMRLRLAQLMHQEINLLILDEPTNHLDIDSREVLEEALEDFDGTILAVSHDRYFLNKLFQKIYWIESQGLHYFEGNYTYAREKSKERQRIKGKVITTAKSKKEMPVVSKDQKREVTFKQTYWEKELDVLEKQITELETRMKKESEWGKLEQLFSEKEELERKWEELYGRINEK
- a CDS encoding class D sortase — protein: MKWTKWLSLLLIVGGVLFIGYGVWNIMDTKAQTENSLSEAKAAINNKENEKWVDKESERFVPPIGDAVGLLEIEKIDGVLPIVEGTDPDDLEKGVGHYKGSFYPDENGQIVLSGHRDTVFRRAGELEIGDELKIILPYGEFSYQITSTKIVEADDRSIITLDDSKEELILTTCYPFRFVGNAPQRYIIYAKRM
- a CDS encoding YoaK family protein, whose protein sequence is MIDKIKPIPSLSSNSVFLAALLGMVGGFLDAYTFISRDGVFANAQTGNIVLFAVNAATGEWKESLIFIPPLIAFILGVLVSEIVKIPSIREILHSYRRSILILECIVLIIVGFLPTSVPNIIVTTSISFVSSLQISTFNKLDKWAYNSTMTTGNLRTATQAAYAAFTKQSQEAKIQFKEFSIIIGSFLFGALLGTFTTTQFGNKAIWVSAFILIIALALYHKDKGYIRKRCVS